A stretch of Porites lutea chromosome 5, jaPorLute2.1, whole genome shotgun sequence DNA encodes these proteins:
- the LOC140937000 gene encoding B-cell lymphoma/leukemia 10-like — protein MAANFPTSALEYELYERIKCEVLEDLRDWLVPKLRTDKIITYLRSKRVFDLDDQELINAQTTTRRSNSMLLDFVIERGSTAFDQFCHAIRENCTGQAHVLEKILIEFERRKQEQIPKDSPPSNFNSISNPSEDPKLLVVTGIPGTDEVDLNNLPGPGDPGAPVPPDEIDNNPAQAHQTSQGANIPPPSYSSESPPPYSE, from the exons ATGGCGGCGAACTTCCCAACTTCCGCTCTAGAATACGAACTTTACGAGCGGATTAAATGCGAGGTTTTGGAAGATCTAAGAGACTGGCTTGTACCAAAGCTAAGAACGGACAAAATAATCACTTACCTGAGGTCAAAACGTGTGTTTGATTTGGATGACCAAGAGCTTATTAACgcacaaacaacaacaagaaggaGCAACAGCATGTTGTTGGATTTTGTTATTGAAAGAGGATCTACagcttttgatcagttttgtcaTGCTATCAGAGAGAATTGCACCGGTCAAGCACATGTCCTGGAAAAAATCCTCATTGAATTTGAGAGAAGGAAACAAGAACAAA TTCCCAAAGATTCACCTCCTTCCAACTTTAACAGCATTTCTAATCCTTCGGAGGACCCAAAGCTTCTTGTGGTAACTGGCATACCTGGCACAGATGAAGTGGATCTGAATAATTTGCCAGGACCCGGGGACCCTGGTGCACCAGTGCCACCTGATGAGATTGACAATAATCCAGCTCAAG CTCATCAGACCAGCCAAGGAGCAAATATCCCTCCACCGTCATACAGCTCTGAATCACCACCGCCTTATTCTGAGTAA